A window of Thalassophryne amazonica chromosome 12, fThaAma1.1, whole genome shotgun sequence genomic DNA:
tgctcattttgaaatggatgcctgcaacacgtttcaaaaaagttgggatggggcaacaaaagactggaaaagttgaggaatgctcaaagaacacctaattggaaacaggtgcatgtcatgattggctataaaaggagcatccgcaaaagtctcagccgttcacaagcaaagatggggtgaggatcaccattttgtgaacaactgcatgaaaaaaatagtccaacagtttaaaaacaatgtttctcaacgttcaattgcaaggaatttagggattccatcatctacagtccataatataatcagaagattcagagaatctggagaactttctacacgtaagcggcaaggccgaaaaccaacattgaatgcctgtgaccttcgatccctcaggcggcactgcattaaaaaccgacatcattgtgtaaaggatcttaccatgtgagctcaggaacacttcagaaaaccactgtcagttaacacagtttgtcgctacgcctacaagtgcaagttaaaaacgCTACCattcaaagtgaaagccatacatcaacaacatccagaaacgccgctgtctTATctaggcctgagctcatttgaaatggacagacgcaaagtggaaaagtgtgctgtggtctgatgagtccacatttcaaattgtttttggaaatcatggacgtcgtgtcctccagacaaaagaggaaaaataccatccagattgttaccagtgcaaagttcaaaagccagcatctgtgatggtatgggggtgtgttagtgcccatgacgtgggcaacttacacatctgtgatggcaccgtcaatgctgaaaggtacatccaggttttgcagcaacacatgctgccatccaagcaacgtctttttcagggaggtccctgcttatttcagtaagacaatgccaagccacattctgcacgtgttacaacacatgtttgcacaaaaacaataaagtttatcagtttgaacattaaatatcttgtctttgtgatgtattgaactgaatataggttgaagaggatttgcaaatccttgtattcagtttttatttacattttacacaacgtcccaatttcattggaattggggttgtaggaccAAAACTAAAAAAGCACAAGACAGACTAAATTTAAAACacaggtgacaaaattaacacgACACTGGTAAATTTATGAAGGATATTCAGACTACATTAGCAGCCAATCTTGAGGCTGTCAGCCGTTGGCTTCAGCTCAACAGACTTGTTCGGGACAAAGCAAAAGTTAgccaaagaaaaagaaacattgaATGTCAAAATTCATGATGAAACATGGGCTGTTCCTGGACACTTTGCTTGACTGTAAGTTTCATACAGACTTCATGTGTAAGATCTCACAACAGATCAGCATTCCATCCTATCCATCCTTTTATGTCTAGAATCTACTGCCAATCTTCTCTATAGGactatgttgttgtccatttggctgctcccattttgtttggggtcgccacagtggatacagccagatccgcatagtcatttggcacaagttttacaccggatgcccttccttacgcaactccagtgtaacctggagaaacacacacagctgctggtgttccaatgaagtctcccatccaagtactaaccagaccccGCacagcttagcttctgagatctgacgggatcaggctttaaCTTAATACAGAGGCACCCTGCGGTCTAACTGCCCTGGGTCAAATATTAACAGTATACAAAACTTAAGGACTTGCATTTCAGAGATTTACAGTATACTTCACTGGCAGGCTTGTGACATCAATGTAAAACTTAGCAAAGTGATTCTTGAAGGAAAGTGTGTCATGGGATTTGCCCAATCTTATTTTAGAGGAAAGTTTATATAAGACAAAGTATTTCAGAACAACAGCACAAGACATGCTGGTTCAGGATTGTTTGTAGCTCTGGTTCACAACAgtgtagctggaaaaaaaaaacactgttacaGTGATGCCATTTTGTTCCATAGTCAGCCTCCACCAATTCAGAATGGCAAGACTTTTTAAAGAGTACAAATTGCTCTGCACACAGTATTTTACTTCATAATGTATAGAAAGTCAGTATTTCTTCACCAGCCAGTACTTCACCACCAACCCATCATTAAGACATTATaattttgtgctgattttatcCACTCtattagcattttttttatgttgtcacattcagaattattCAGCTCATCTAATGTTGTATGGTTAGTAAGGAGTGAAAGTGTAACGACCCCACTGAAATGGGGTCCCCACTGATCATGGTATCAATTTATGACATTGTGAACTGTGCACATAATTGGACCATCCTAAacaaatatatttattatttattactctCTATTCTTCTGTTCAATAAAGGCAATAATAGATTCATGTTACAGTGTGATAAAACAATTGGAAAATGGACTGAAACAGCAACAAATAAGTTGAAAGTGCACATCAAAGTCTGCATAGCCACACAAATATGGTCCACATAATTACTGAGGTTACTGTCCAATATAATTACTACAGCATATAATTACTTTCTGGTCCTCtcacatccttttttttttccccctcataaaAAATTAAGTGgcgcggggggagggggggggtgatgGGAGAGAGAAATCCTCTCATATAGTCAGCCTACTTAGCAAACTAAAGCTTCTAAGCTCCCAAAATAGATAAGACTTCTTACGTGCCTTATgaatgaaaaatgcatggatgcaAGAAATGACACCACCACATTCAATGATTCTGACAAGAACTGCAAGACACGCATGCATGTGGCAAAGTTCACAGATTGGATCAGATCTGTGCTGGTACTGTTAAGCCGATCAAGCCCCATttattcaatatatatatattgttggctGCCTGCAACTAGTATAGCCTCTATTCCGAGTCTGTAACTATTTATTATATAGTGCATAAACTACACCCTCAACAGCTATAAAGAGTATGCCTGCTCACTCAGAAATTCACAATGTGTCAAGAATGGCAACTCACATGGAGCAAAGCCTTCTCCAGCAAAAGCTGCAGAAATGCAAACAAAAGACAAGCtgtcaaacaaaataaacaaaagtgCCAACAGTGGCTTTAGTTCACTGAAAAACCCATTAACCTTGTACACAACGATGATGTCTCCAGCCATTTCCATTTTATGAAGGAACGCATCAGCTGAGTCATCTACTGTACAGCCCTGCCTTATTATACACGCAGGTTAACATATACTATTTGGAACACAGATCATAGAAGTAAAGTCACCCTCGCTACTATACGGTCTGCTATCCAAGACAAAACTGTTATCATCAGTGTGCTAGAATACAGGAAAAAACAGGTTAGTACAAGCAGGAGTGTAATGATGCATTGCAGCGCATTATGTCTCTGTACTAGAGGTGTTCCACCATGTGACATCATCACATGACATACTGGCCACTTTGGATGTCATTCTTACAGGACAGGACCAGGTTTGGGGGGGACTGTACTGGTGGTTGTGTTTCAAAGATGTGACAAAAAAAAGGTgaaatgacttcatattagtgtttaacagTGGCGACAGATGTGTATTTATCTAACCGCTCATAATAATCATTATAAATATCCCGAATATATAAGCACCGAGAGAAAATTCTgaccttgacctgtgaccttcAGATGAATTAAACTtaattataaagcaccaaatcacagcacaaaCCATCTCATGCACCACATATACAAGGAAAGTTGAGGCTGAACCCACAGCACATTGGCAACcactgtaagaaaaaaaaaaaaaaaaaaaaaactccctgtgGTGACCTTGAGTTTTCACAGATGTTTCTCAAAACCAAATCACTGTCTGTGGCTGGCCCTCAATTATTCCAACACGTTTGGACCAAATCACACCAAAACTCTAAAGAGTTCTGGACAAACAGAAACACaagacacccccccacccccagtatGCAATGGGCAACTTGACAGCTTAAACACAAGCCTGGTGAAACAtgacatggcagcaccctgccaCCACTTCCAAAAAAATTGCCCAGAAATCATTTTAAAAAACAGACACATACACCAATATACTTGTCTCACTCTCCACTATGGACCCCAAACAGAACCCAGAACTCTGAAACTTTCTGAGTacacaccacacatttccactccCAAACTGGTTTCTACTTACAGTTGTCTTCTTGAAGTCACCATTCTTTTGGTTTTCTAGAGCCGTCTGcattgttttcacatcatgttgtaCACTAGTTAGTGTGCTGCCAATTGTAGCAACACTCTGCAAAACAAACACTGTGAGGTcagtaatggaaaaaaaaaaaacaacaatgagaAAGATCACCAACTTTAACCTTTCACCTTTTGAAGTTCTTCGACTGTAACGGGAAGACTAATTAAATCAGCAGCTGATTTCAAGTTGGTCTTCAAGTGGTTCACTGCAGAATCCAGTAAAGTGATCTGTAAAGGTAAATTGTCACAGATCAATTACAGTTAATAGCCATGGAGTGAGCTGTATGGAAACAGACCTTACCAGGACATGGCATCAGACATGGTCAagtaaaaagcaaaacaaacaaactctgtatatatatatatatatatatatatatatatatatatatatatatatacacacacacacacacacacacacacacacgattacaaatctgtgtttttaaaataaactttgacGCTGAAATCAAATAGTTCATGGTTGAATTTATACAAAGGTTTTTAATTTAATGTTATCAAATGCAACATTGATGTGTTGTCTCTTTCTTGTGTGACTGAGCATGTATTAGGCATTGAAGAGTTTATGTTTGAGTTAAACTATTGTTgacattctaaaaataaaaatacaaatgaaGCCAACAGTGTGGTGACAATTAGTACAATGTGCACAATACACACACCTGTGAAACTGGTTTTGCCATGACGCAGGATAATAATTTAAACTGTCCTAATCACACAAGTGCATAATATAAATTAACTTTGTTTACTATCTGAGCATTCATCTGTTACAAGTATATGTGGATAATATAGACTTATCACTTTTGATtgcataaaatgttaaaattcggGGTGAAAAACATGCTCCAGCACAATATTAAAACAAAAGAAGCTTCCACAGCTTGAAGAGGTTTCTTCTGCTAATGACTCATTGTAAATGTCAACAAATTAAATGGAACAATGGTCAGCATTTATCATGAAATAATTATAGAGCTGGCCATTCTGTCAACAATGTTCAATAGAAAATTTGGTAAAAGATTAAACATCGGCACAGAGACGAAATGACATGTCATCACCATTTTGAGAGATACATTGGCTGAGAGAAGACAACCTTTGTCAGGTGTCACCCTGCAGTATGCTTCACTTATGACACGAACATTGGTGGAATATTTACCCAGCTGGGGCATTCAATATCTTGACACAGAAGGGAcagttctctctctcacacacacacgcacacaagttACTGGCTAGAACAGCTTTGCAAAAGCACAGAGAATGTTAGATTAACTAAGGCAGCGTTGAAACGTGTTTTTAGCTGCAACTTATTTGTGCCAAGCCAACACTGGCAAACTTACTTTTCTGTTAATTTCAGTGAGGTTGAACCAGAGTTTGCTCAGTCCCTTATCCCCACTTTCAATGTCATCAATCATTCTCTGCTCGGTTTTCAGGTCCTCACTCAGTTTTGGAATCTCATTTGACGACACCTTCTGGCTAGATTCCACTGGTTCAAAAACATTACAATGGCAGTGCAAACAACAATGAATTACAGGgccataaacagaaaaaaagcaaACAGCCTTTACGACTATCATAAAGAAAACTGTGTGAGCCTTACTGCTGTGCAGTTTTTCTTTCAGGGAGTCTAGGTCTTCTTTCAGTGCAATCTGCATCCAGATAAGACCAGCACAAGCCATGACACAAGCGGCTAATATGATGAACAAAAATAAGGGGTAGCACAAACTGCAGCACTGCGTGTAACTCCTTCTGTAAAGAGAGAAAACAGGGCAACGCTAGACACGGAAACACCACAGCTTTGTTCATTAATGATAAAAGAGACATTTTTAGAAAACATGTTACATCATGGGAATTATGAGGATTACGGTACTGAAAATCCTTCATTCCATTAAAGCAGAGACAATTACTTATCAAATAGTTCACTGACAAGTTGTGTGGATCACGGTTAGGGATATGATATAACAAACTGTCCATATCCATAGGATATGGCAGAACGCATGAGGCGACCTAACTGTAGCCAGTGTCATTAACAAATCAATTAATAATCGATCAATCGTTGCAGCTGTATTCTGCACAGACACAGTTTCAGTACTACAGTATAATAGCTGCATGGATAGTCCAATTAAGTACTATTTGGGCTTCTGTGCAGTTTCACAGCATCGTTCTGTTTGGTAATTAATACAATTTATGACCATAATTCATTTATtcgtgtgcaaatatttgtgtaaactaaataaaaatcacaaaatcaTGTGTGAATGAGAGCGACAAAACTTTAAAACCGTATCACATACAACATATAACTATAATAAAtcaaaaaccaaaataaaaataatcatttctGAAACCAGGCAAACTGGTCCAGAGGCAGACAGTCCTTCTACTATGATGCAACTAATGATCATGATAAAAGTTTATTTACTTACTTGCCAAAATTAGACCCGTTGCTAACGTGGTTGAACTCATCGTCGTCTGAACTCGAATTTGATTCCGAATCTGGCGGCTCGGTTCGGAGCAGTCTGTGACCGGAACACTTTTTGGTCTTCTTTCTCTTACTGTCCCCCAGTCCGATCAGGGCATTTAGCTCCTTCcttttcttcatcttcttctggGGGGTCAGCGAACCCGCCGAGCCCGATTTAAACCCAACCAAATCCAACGTTTTGTCCAGTTTGCTGGATGTTATTGTTATGTTGTCGCAGCTAACAAGCTAGCTAGCTACTCATAAAAAACATGACACCTGAACTGTTTAGGGTTTTTTCCTGACCGGTTGTCCAGTTAATTAAATTAAACAAAAGCACTCCCCAGATAGTCGGCACACCTTTTCACAAAGTCCCTGTAGCACAACTTTTCCAGACCAAAAAAAAAGGGGGATAACTATAAAGCTAACGGCTAACACCTGACAACATGCTAATGCTAACCGCGAGCAAACATTACTCTCCTTTAATTTGGACAGAGGTAAGTTAAAGTTACCTGCCTCGAAACGTCATACTGGAGGCGCTGTCATAAATATTAAAacgatatattattattattattattttccatgTAACCTGTGTATTCTAAAACCGACTGCCTGACAGACGTCACAGCAACGTCGCAGCTGATTGGTCCACTGAGCAGTCGGTAACTTCCTCTGTACTGATGGAGCACATCCTCAACTCAGCACTGCAACGCAATGTAAGTACAGAACACATAACCTGCAAAGCTGGACGCAATATATAAAAGCTGTCAGCACGGAGGTCGCAAACTAGTGGCCCGCAGGCCGGATACGGCCTTACTGCCAGCTGTTTGTGGTCCACTGCATGTCTGTTATCTGTAATTAAATACAGGTCATTGGCACGTTTCCTTCTTTTCACCATTTAAACCTGATACGCATCGCAATAGACTACTTCAGGGTCCCATGATGCTTTGCGTGCACGAAGTGGTTCTGGTCACCCGTTAACACGGCGTCGCATGAAAATTTGTTGTTTCCTCGAAGTTATTGGAAAATTAAGGACATTCTGGAATGGGAATATCGATGGCACGTAACTTGGGTGTGATTCATCCtgagatttgaaaaaaaaaaaatcgatataTACGTTCTTACATCTGAATGTATTGGGTAACTGCATTTCATGATGGTTTGCATTTCCTTTCCTCATCCGTGATGAGTGGTGACGccatttttcttacttataaCCGGTAAGTTGACCCATAACCACTCCGTGCGCGCAGAGGATGATGGCACCTTATAACTCCCAAGCCGCACATCGCACCTTCAAGTGCCTTATATGGACACATCACTGGCTTGAGCTGAATCTCCTAAATTAGGCCACGCCCATTTGCGTCAAAA
This region includes:
- the efcab14 gene encoding EF-hand calcium-binding domain-containing protein 14; this encodes MKKRKELNALIGLGDSKRKKTKKCSGHRLLRTEPPDSESNSSSDDDEFNHVSNGSNFGKRSYTQCCSLCYPLFLFIILAACVMACAGLIWMQIALKEDLDSLKEKLHSMESSQKVSSNEIPKLSEDLKTEQRMIDDIESGDKGLSKLWFNLTEINRKITLLDSAVNHLKTNLKSAADLISLPVTVEELQKSVATIGSTLTSVQHDVKTMQTALENQKNGDFKKTTDVTDLRKVVSEANKTEEVHRSWTDKQIHFLLTNVSSLSQRLSTLENRTDQAAKQSVNSTRTEGQVSSDSPTAAKENATTKHPPQDVAELATSVAEQQLMRHQRFLSGSRSKRSTETGCPNTVSLPRITTVKDLEDVLKHNAAGHHSRGVTYQYLRKVFGKSTPPVHILECYDHDGDRRYSLEELAAAAGL